One Orcinus orca chromosome 7, mOrcOrc1.1, whole genome shotgun sequence genomic window carries:
- the CLK1 gene encoding dual specificity protein kinase CLK1 isoform X2 yields the protein MECIDHKAGGRHVAVKIVKNVDRYCEAARSEIQVLEHLNTTDPSRTFRCVEMLEWFEHHGHVCIVFELLGLSTYDFIKENGFLPFRLDHIRKMAYQICKSVNFLHSNKLTHTDLKPENILFVQSDYTEAYNPKMKRDERTLINPDVKVVDFGSATYDDEHHSTLVSTRHYRAPEVILALGWSQPCDVWSIGCILIEYYLGFTVFPTHDSKEHLAMMERILGPLPKHMIQKTRKRKYFHHDRLDWDEHSSAGRYVSRRCKPLKEFMLSQDAEHELLFDLIQKMLEYDPAKRITLKEALKHPFFYPLKKSI from the exons ATGGAGTGCATTGATCATAAAGC GGGAGGTAGACATGTAGcagtaaaaatagttaaaaatgtGGATAGATATTGTGAAGCTGCTCGCTCAGAAATACAAGTTCTGGAACACTTAAATACAACAGACCCCAGCAGAACATT CCGCTGTGTTGAGATGTTGGAGTGGTTTGAACATCATGGTCATGTCTGCATTGTGTTTGAACTACTAGGACTTAGTACTTATGACTTCATTAAGGAAAATGGTTTTCTGCCCTTTCGACTGGATCATATCAGGAAGATGGCATATCAGATATGCAAGTCTGTGAATT TTCTGCACAGTAATAAGTTGACTCACACAGACTTAAAGCCTGAAAACATCTTATTTGTACAGTCTGACTACACAGAGGCATATAATCCCAAAATG AAACGTGATGAACGTACTTTAATAAATCCAGATGTTAAAGTTGTAGACTTTGGAAGTGCAACATATGATGATGAACATCACAGTACATTGGTATCTACAAGACACTATAGGGCACCTGAAGTTATTTTAG CCCTAGGATGGTCCCAGCCATGTGATGTCTGGAGTATAGGATGTATTCTTATTGAATATTACCTTGGGTTTACAGTATTTCCA ACACACGATAGTAAGGAACATTTGGCAATGATGGAAAGGATTCTTGGACCTTTGCCAAAACATATGATACAGAAAACCAG GAAACGTAAATATTTCCATCATGATCGATTAGACTGGGATGAACATAGTTCTGCTGGCAGATACGTTTCAAGGCGCTGTAAACCTCTGAAG gaATTTATGCTTTCTCAAGATGCTGAACATGAGCTTCTCTTTGACCTCATTCAGAAAATGTTGGAGTATGATCCAGCTAAAAGGATTACTCTTAAAGAAGCCTTAAAGCATCCTTTCTTTTACCCccttaaaaaaagtatataa